TCTCTGTCTTTTAATGAAAAGATCAGTCAGTTGCAAAAAAAAGTAGTAAACAAAAGGTAGGGTCGCACTCTTTTGCAATATAccaacacagggtgctactgagcaaaGGTCAGCAAACTCCAAGAAATACGTAGTAatgaaaaagaaatgataaaGACCTGTATAGGTCGAAATGttgtaataaatctgcctggaaccaattacagtgagtgcctgagatcttTTTCATTAGTTGCAAAAAAAGTGTCAGGTCAgtcagttgtaaaaaaaaaaataaaaaaagtaaaagaacatTTTATGATtttgaaagataaaaaaatattaaagtaacaCTTAAATACTTGCTACGTTATTGGTTGTAAGGTGAATCAATGAGAAACGAAAAGCATTTCAAGCTTCAAGATTTTTATGATTATTCACAATTTTAAATAGCAGAACGTAGGCATGTTATGTTAtacaataaaatttataaaaaaaacaagcaataaaaGGCGCTATAATTAAAACTAGTGTTGTATTTAGATGTGaacagttacaaaaaaaaaggtaaagcaGCACCTCTATAGTGCCTACGCTCTAAACACACCACTTCATTAAACAGAAAAACATAAGaaggtgcgctatacctttaaaataTAAGTGCAGCAAAGTGCTACGTGCAAAAGTGACACATGCAAAAGTGACATAAATGCACAAATAGAAAACAAACTTTTGTTCACTTTTGCATGTGTCACTTTTGCACGTAGCACTTTGCTGCACTTAtattttaaaggtacagcgcaccttcttatgtttttatgttatgttatacacctttgttttttaacccttCGCAGCTGCAATTAGAGCACTGATGGATAGTAAAGGGATGTGATTTCCACATCTTGGAGACCAGGATATTATTCTAATGGTTCCATTGCCTCTCAACTCCATCCCAAGTCTTTTCAAGGCACTGTCTGAATATGCTGCAATTTCTTATCACAAAATAAATCACCCCAAAAAACACACGTAAAACATAGGCATTAAAAgatattttaaaatcttttttttttttctttgattggaAACTCAGACTTTAGGCATTTTCCTTTTTGAAAAAGATCTTTTAAAATCTGTTTTATactttgattaaccccttaaggaccaaacttctggaataaaagggaatcatgacatgtcacacatgtcatgtgtccttaaggggttaaaggcatgatTATATTCCTTATCTTGATATTAGTTTATATAAGAAAGTTTAGCCACAATAAAACTTTACAAATTGTGGTTCAAAGTAAAATCAGACCTATACAGATTGAAGGTTTAAAATGTCTTGACTAGAAAGTTGTGCAGGTATAACATATGTCCCTAAACTTATATACATTTTGGACTGTTGCACTACATTTCCCTAACTTACTCCTCCAAATAATTCAAAAGGTAAACACTTACTTTGTAAGCCTTTTGACTCTTACTAGGCAGATCTATGCTTACTCTACAAGGTATTACTCAATGGACATCCCTTACCAATCATTAGAACTATGACCTGGAGCAGGCTATAGGCAACCTTGGGCACGTCCCATGTTGTGGGCTATGTCTCCCTTTTATTATCTTAgtcataatgctggaaaagcatcacaGTTGATGTAGTTCATAAGTGTAACGGTTGCGTGCCTCTCATTTGAACAATTTCTTGAAATTGTCCATGGGCAATAATCATGTGGATTAGTCAATCCCTTATCTTAATAACTATTTAAGAGTAATTATCTGAATATATTAGAAATCCTATATGTAGAATAGAAACAAAAAGTTGAGAAATCCTAATAGGTTTGAAATCAATCTCCATTGTTTTAGGTTCAATAATAATCACTCACCTTCTCAAGACTATTAGAAGGTAATGGTTCGGCCAACTTTTCATCTCCTAGTCCTGAGTCATCagcatccataaggttgtctatAGGGACATCCTGCTttggttttgtaaaaataaattcactttcactTGAATCCCAagccacacacacattatatggaTATGGATAAGACAAAGTTCCATTGTTATATTGAGAAAGCATTCTAGGGTCCACCTGAGAATAAAGATTGGTACTGAGAGATCCAAAGACTGGAGGGGATTTTGATTGCTTACATTTGGATATGATAAGCAACATAATAGTTATAATGAATAAGAATGAAATCAGTGTTAAAGCAATTACTAAATACATTTGCAAGTTGGGTAGAGAGTATTCATCATTGAGTTGACTAGTGAATTTGGGAGCCACTTGTTGGAAAGAATCTGCAATAATAACACTTAGAGTTGCTGTTACTGTCATTGAGGGGGCGCCATTGTCCTTCACCATAACTACCAGCTTATATTTAAGAACATCTTTTTGATCAAAGACACGTGATGTCCTTATTTCTCCTGTGTGCTGGTTAATACTGAAGGGAGAAGGCTCTGATCCTTGCATGAAATGATAAGAGAGCCAAGAATTATGTCCTGAGTCAGCATCCACCGCAACAACCTTAGTTATTAAAGAACCTTCCATAGAGGAAAAGGGAACCAACTCAAACAAAGCAGTGCCATCATTTTCTGGTGATGGATACAAGATCTTTGGTGAATTATCATTCTGATCTActatgtgtataattaatgtcgTATTACTACTGAGCGATGGGGATCCATTGTCTTTAGCAGTTAATTGGATTTGAAACTCCTTGTGCTGCTCATAATCAAATGATCGCTGAGCATAGAGAACTCCAGTCTCTATATTAATGGATAGATACGAAGACACTGGGATATCTTCCATATTTGTGCTTGAAATTGAATAAATAATTTTGGCATTCTCTTCAATGTCAGAATCTAAAGCGTGTATACTGTAAATAGAGGTTCCTGGTAAATTGTTTTCTGGTACATATGCAACATAAGTAGACTTTGTAAATACTGGAGGATTGTCATTAATATCTGATATATCCAATCTGATTGTTCTTCTAGTGGAAAGTGGAGGAGATCCCCTATCAGAAGCctgtactgtgatattataaCATGATTCATTCTCCCTGTCCATGGCTTTAGTTGTaacaattttgtaatatttattagATGACAATATTAACTGAAAAGGAAGTTTCTCAGTGATAAGGAATTCAACTTCTCCATTTTCTCCTGAATCTTTATCATGAACTATAACGAGTGCTATAAGTGCTCCTGGTGGGGAATCCTCAGGAATAGGAGAAGATAATGAGGAAATTGATATCTCTGGCGCATTATCATTTTCATCTATAATTTGTATTAAGACCTTAGAATGGGCCACAAGCCCTCCACCATCCTTAGCTTGTATAGATAATTCATAATTTTGTACTTCTTCAAAGTCCAATTTTCCGTTCGTTTTAATTTCTCCACTTGtagcatttattttaaacatagcAGTAGAAATGTGATTGTCAGATGTTTTTCTAAAAGAATATGTGATATGTGCATTAGGACCTTCATCTTGATCAGTTGCAGTGACATGAATCAGGGTAAAGTTAACTGGAATATTTTCACTTATACTCACTTTATAGACTTCCTGAGAAAATACAGGGAAATTATCATTGATATCAGCAATTAcaatttttaaaagaacactacaagaTCTAATGGGATTTCCTCCATCCAGTGCTGTTAGAATTAATTCATGAATACTTTGTGTCTCCCGATCTAAAGGTTTTTCTAAAACAAGTTCTGGAGTTTTGCTGCCATCAGTGCTGGTCTTTTCACTCAGTGTAAAATGCTGATTATCACTGAGCTTGTATGTCTGAATAGAATTAATCCCAATATCTGGATCTTCagcattttgtaaaataaaatgtgttcctGGTGAAGTAAATTCAATAATTTCTAAATATATGCTTTCATGATAAAATGTTGGAGAATTATCATTTATATCCTGAATTTCAATGGTGACAGGAACAACCTTTAAAGGATTTTCAACCACTGCATCAAACCTTAGTAAGCAGGGAGCAGCTCTTCCACACAGTGACTCTCTATCAATTCTGTTTTTAATGCATAAATTCCCATTTTGTAAATTTACTAAAAAATATTTCTCAGAAACATGAGAAACAATCTGAAGTTTTCTAAATGAGAGCTGCTTAATATCTAATCCAAGATCTTTAGCAATATTAGCTATAACAGAGTTTTTTCTCATTTCTTCATCAATGGAATAATGAAGCTGGGCAGATACTGAATGACAAAGCCATGAAAATAAGAAGGAAAATATTACTTGCCATCTAATTCCTTTGTTTTTCTCTGAATCTTGTGTTTTCATCTCTGCTTTTTTCAAAGTGATTCCTTTATTGTAATTACTTGTATTCCAAATCAGTTCTGAATCCACCTCTTTAGAAGAATAAAGCCAGATCTTCTGTGCTTTGTTTGTGAGAGAATCCAAAAATGGCTGTGTTTCTTCTTGCAgatctgcagtgtgtgttagtgatggAAATATCAGTGGATCTCCAGCTCTGTATTCTTCTCCTTATTGGTCAAACAGCGGCGCTCAGAGGTATAAATGTGGAATTGCATGACTAAGAGTTTGTCTGTGTAACTAGACttaattttcatatattttatcaGCATAATTCAGTTTGTGCTCAGTTTAAAAGATGTGCAATATAATTGCTGGCTTTGTATGTAAACGAACCACAACTATGTATTAAATGACAAGTATAATGGAATTTTCTACCTTATTCAtgcaagaaaaatataataaaaaatgtgcttCATAATTTTCACAAATGTCTAATTATTATAAATGATCGTATACCTTCATCTAGAGGagtatataatttataaaaaaaatgcatattcatTTCAGTTTACATTATTTCTGTTATAAATGCTCATTCTTTAGTAATACCAATATTGATATACATGTAAATCAATAATGTAGCACAAACTAGTTCTCCTCCGCCGACAGATGTCAGAGGTGAGGAGCAAGGGCGGTGCTGAGCTAGCACCGAAGGACATCGAtgttggacccaggtaagtgactgaaggtgttattaaccccttcagtgacgcAGGAGGGGGTCCTGACAgagagggaaactatagtgccaagaaaacaaatttattttcctggcagtttagtttccctttaactgaaaCAACGTGACAAACACAGAAGAAACTATCGACCACTAAACAATATAGAAATGGAATGCGAAGACATAACAAATCTGTCTCTAGATAACATTATCAGTTATTTTACTTTGTACCTAGATACTGAGTTGGGTAGTGATATTTGACTGTTTTGTCAACTTCTCTTAAAATTCACATCTAATGCCATTGTGGGTCTTTATATGATCCAACTTGAGAAGTTGTTAGTAGAAAGTTTCTGTATAACATTAATAATCACAAATGGTTCTTTTAAGCATGTTCCCAATCCCAACACATCTAATTATACATCGAAAGAAGACAGAGGGCACATATGTTATAGTCTGGAAAGCAGGCCAGCTTCAAATTTGTTTCTTAGTCAGTAACCAGTTTCACTAAatataaagtaatatatatatatatatatagatatatatatctatatcctgaCGATCCTGACAAAAGTTCCttagagaactgaaacgttgatcttctgtgGCAGATCCCTGAATAAAAAGCTAagttttttcacaatattttcgaagtccttggagtgctatcattactttatttatatatataaataaagtaatattctatatatatatctatattctatatatatatctatattggaATAGAAAACAGGCCTGCCAAGCAAACAGGTTAGTAGTAAATCAGAAACTAcgttcaaaaaaattaaaatgtctcTTCATTTAGTGTCGAACCTAAAACTATTCAAATATGGGTATTGTATAACTTACAATAGATTGGACTGCACATTCACAAAATGGAtatcatacaaaaaataaataaataaagaagttCATTTAGTAAAGAAGTAATGATGGAACAAATTCCCCTCAATATATGAATACTAATATACTCAAAGTACATCTCTGGATTCTATAAAATCCCTGTGATGTTACAAATGAACATGTATTTCAGACCTCATAGTTAGATCTGCATGATACTTTAAACATAGGGCAGACATTTAGATGGTCAGGTCCCTGGACTATATTTCCATTTTgtctgaattgactcctatattagacttgtgcattttttttcaactgaattttaatttgtctgaattttgggtTATCTGTGGGCCCTCCGAAATACTGTAACTCAGAATAGTCATAGGATGAAACAGATGATGGACGGGCCAATTCAGTTGTTTGTAATTCCGTGTTCTGTTCATGGCACCAAAACAATCATGCTTAATGTTTAGGGGACAGCTACCAAATTAGGTAAAGAAATAAACAAGGAATCACCTGGACCAAAAACTTAAAATTGGCAACCGAATGCTCAAAAGTGAGCAAACACTCAAGAAATATCAGAATATTGACCGAATTGTAACGGATTTTGAATGGACTGCATCAAAAATTCAGTAAATATagaaccgatatatatatattttataatatatttgtcagtacactgataggagcattttcgcACTCTTCATCTGAATCATTTTGTCTGAATCATTTTCCTGAGTAGTTTGCATGGGTGATATTCAGTTGGACCTGAACTGCCACATCAAAAAGAATTGTTCACATTTTCCCACTATGCACAAATCTATCCTATTTAGCCTAATAGCAATATGTATAAACAGATGTTGCAACCAATTATCTCACTCCAACTGTTTTCTTTGGGTTATTGATTAGACCCCATATATCCAGTAAGTTTTTGGGGGATATTTAGTGAAGAAGTTGACAGTAAGTCCattcattaaaaataatataaaagaaaacacagaATTAATAGCTTCTGCCTTATGAAAAGCTTagtcatttgcaaaaaaaaaaattgtctgatgtaaaaaataaaaagtaaaagaacATTTTATGATTTTAAAAGATAATAAAGCATTATAGTAAAATTTAAGTAATTGTTACATTACTGGTTGTAAAGTGAAACAATGACAAACGAAAAGCATTTCATGCTTTAAGATTTCCATGATCATCCCCAATTTTGAATAGCACATGTTATACACCTTTGCTTTGGAAGGAACCCTTAGCAGCTGCAATTAGGGCATTGATGGATAGTAAAGGACTGCTATTTCCACATCTTGTGACCAAGATATCATTGTAATGGTTACATTGCCTCTTAACTCCATCTTAATTCTTTACAATGCACTATCTGAATATGGTATCATAATAAATCCCCTGAAAACTCAACTTTAGGCATTAATATCCTTTTTTGAAAAGATCTTTCAAAATCTGTTTAATGCTTTGATTGAAGGCATGACTATATTCTGTACCATGATGTTTGTTTATATAAGAAAATTGACAGTTTAGCCACAATAAACCTTTCCTAATTTTGGTTCAAAGTAAAATCATATCTATACATATGAAAGTTTTAAATGTCTTGACTAGGATGTTGTGCATCTATAAAATGTATCCCTCCCTAAACTCATATACATTTTGGACTGCTGCACTACATTTCTCTAACGTATTCCTCCGAATACTTAAAAAGGTAAACACTTAATTTGTAAGCCTCTTGGCTCTTGCTAGGCTGTTCTATTCTTAGTCTACAAGGTATTACTCAATGGAGATTCCTTACCAATTATTAGAACTATGATCTGGACCAGgccataggcaacctttggcacgccACATTTTGTGGACTATGTCTCCCTTTTATGATCTTAGTCATAATGCTCGCAAAGCATCACGGGAGAGGTTACCTGCCTCTGATCTTGACAATTTCATGAAATTTTCCCTGGGCACTAACCATGTAGATTAGTCAATTACTCATCTTATGTATTTAAGAGAATGTATGTAGAATATAAACAACAGGTTGAAAAAAAACCTGATAGGTATGATATCAATCTCCATTGTTTTAGGTCCAATAATAATCACTCACCTTCTCAAGACTATTAGAAGGTAATGGCTCGGTCAATTTTTCATTTCCTAGTCCAGAGTCATCAGCGTCAATAAGGTTATCTGTAGGGACATCCTGCTTTGCTTTTGTAAaagtaaattcactttcacttgAATCCCAagccacacacacattatatggaTATGGATAAGGTAAAGTCCCATTGTCATATTGAGAAATCATTCTAGGGTCAACTTGAGAATAAAGATTGGTACTGAGAGATCCAAAGGCTGGAGGTGATTTTGATTGCTTACATTTGGATATTATAAGCAACATAAtagttataataaataaaaatgaaatcagAGCTAAAGCTATTACTAAATACATTTGTAAGTTAGGTGGAGAGTCTTCATCATTGAGTTGATTAGTGAATTTGGGAACCACCTGTTGGAAAGAATCTGCAATAATTATACTTAAGGTTGTTGTTGCTGTCAGAGAGGGGACACCATTGTCTTTCACCAAAACCACCAGCTTATATTTCAAAATATCTTTATGTTCAAAGACATGTGATGTTCTTATTTCTCCTGTTTTTCGATTTATGTTGAAGGGAGAAGGTTCTGACATTTGCAAATTATAAGAGAGCCAAGCATTATGTCCTGAGTCAGCATCTACTGCCACCACCTTTGTTATTAAAGAGCCTTTTCTAGAGGCAAAGGGAACCAACTCAAATAAAGCAGTGCCATCATTTTCTGGTGATGGATACAAGATCATTGGTGAATTATCATTCTGATCAACTATGTGTATACTTAATGTTGTATTACTACTCAGAGATGGGGATCCATTGTCTTTAGCAGTTAATTGGATTTGAAACTCCTTGTGCTGCTCATAATCAAATGATCGTTGAGCATAGAGAATTCCAGTCTCTATATTAATGGATAGATAAGAGGACACTGGGATATCTTCTGTATTTGTGCTTGAAATTGAATAAATAATTTTGGAATTCTCTTCAatgtcaaaatctaaagcatgtatACTGTAAATAGAGGTTCCTGGTAAATTGTTTTCTGGAACATAAACAACATAAGCAGACTTTGCGAATACCGGAGGATTGTCATTAATATCTGATATATCCAACCTGATAGTTTTTGTAGTGGAAAGTGGAGGAGATCCCCTATCTGAAGCCTGAACTGTGATATTATAAAATGATTCTTTCTCTCTGTCCATGGCTTTAGTTGTAACAATTTTGTAATATTTGGTAGATGACAATATTAACTGAAAAGGAAGTTTCTCAGTGATAAAGCATTCAACTTCTCCATTTTCTCTTGAATCTTTATCATGGACTATAATGAGTGCTATAAGTGCTCCTGGTGGGGAATCCTCAGATATAGAAGAAGATAATGAGGAAATGGATATCTCTGGGGCATTATCATTTTCATCTATTATTTCTATTAAGACCTTAGTACGGGCCACAAACCCCCCGCCATCCTTAGCTTGTACAGACAATTCATAATTTTGTACTTCTTCAAAGTCcaattttctatttgtttttatttctccacTTGTAGCATTAATATTAAACATAGCAGTAGAAATGTCATTATCAGATGTTTTTCTAAAAGAATATGTGATATGTGCATTAGGACCTTCATCTTGATCAGTTGCAGTAACATGGAGCAGTGTTGTGTTGATTGGAGCATTTTCATTTATGCTTACTTTATATATTTCCTGGGTAAATATTGGAAAATTATCATTGGCATCAGTAATTATAAGCTTGATGAGAGCAGTTCCAGATCTAATAGGATTTCCTCCATCCAGTGCTGTTAGAATTAATTCATGAATGTTTTGTGTCTCCCGATCTAAAGGTTTCACTAAAACAAGTTCTGGAATTTTGCTGCCATCAATGCTGGTCATTTCACTCAGTGTAAAATGCTGATTATCACTGAGCTTGTATGTTTGAACAGAATTAATCCCAATATCTGGATCTTCtgcattttgtaaaataaaatgtgttcctGGTGAAGTAAATTCAATAATTTCTAAAGCAATAGTTTCATGATAAAATTGTGGAGAATTATCATTAATATCCTGAATTTCAATGGTGACAGGAACAACCTTTAAAGGGTTTTCAACCACTGCATCAAAGGTTAGTAAGCAGGGAGCTGCTCTTCCACACAGTGACTCTCTATCAATTCTGTTTTTAATGCATAAATTCCCATTTTGTAAATtcactaaaaaatatttttcagacaCATGAGAAACAATGCAAAATTTTCTAAATGAGAGCTGCTTAATATCTAATTCAAGATCGTTTGCAATATTAGCTATAATGGAGTCCTTTCTCATTTCTTCAGCAATGGAATAATGAAGCTGGGCAGATACTGAATGACAAAGCCATGAAAATAAGAAGGAAAATATTACTTGCCATCTGATTCCTTTGTTTTTCCATGAATCTTGTGTTTTCATCTCTGCTTTTCTCAAAGTGATTATTTTATTGTAAGTTACTTGTATTCCAAATTAGTGTTGAATCCACCTCTGTAGAAGAATACATCCAGATCTTCTGTGCTGTTTGTGAGAGAATCCAAAAATGGCTGTGTTTCTTCTTGCAgatctgcagtgtgtgttagtgatggAAATATCAGTGGATCTCCAGCTCTGTATTCTTCTCCTTATTGGTTAAACAGCGGCGCTCAGAGGTATAAATGTGGAATTGCATGACCAAGACTTTTTCTGTGTAACTAGActtaatttttgtatattttctcaATATAATTAAGTTATAAATGCTATATTGATATACTTGTATTCAGTAATGTAGCACATGCTATAAAGTTAAACATTACAACGTGACAAACACAGAAGAAACTATCGACCACTAAACAATATATTAGTAAAAATGGGAAAAATGACAGTTCTGTCTCTAGATAACATATCAAAATGATCAGTTTTTTTACTTTGTACTTAGATACTGAGCTACGTATTGATATTCAACtgttttgtaaaattattttcatattcacatgtaatgcccttgtggcttTTTATATGATCCAAATTAATGCATTGTCAGTAGAAATTTTACATATCAAATCTTAATAATCACAAATGGTTCTTTTAAGCATGTTCTCAATCCCAACACATCTAATTATGCATCAAAAGAAGGTGGAGGAGTCAGATGTTATAATCTGGAAAGCAAGCGAGCTTCAAGATTTTTTCTTAGTCAGTAACCAGTTTCACTAAatataaagtaatatatatatatatatattataaagtaGATAtgtattggaatatatatataaatagataacaGACCTTCCAAACAAAAAGGTCAGCAGTAAATCAGGAACTATGGTCAGAAAAGTGAAAAGCTAAGAAGGTTGCCGATATGTAAATGATTTGTAAAGATTGTCTAACATATTGAAGGGGAAGTACTGtaaccactgcagctcattgtAGCAGTGCTAGTAATGATAAAGTGATTTTAGCGATTTGACAAAAACCTCCCAGCACATTAAAGAGGAATTGTCATTTatgatgtgtgtttttttttcatgagaagctctattttcctttaaattgatattaaagatttagcaagtaacatcataatccagtttagacaaatattgcaaataaagataagaaaaatgaaaacattgtttAACTTCTTGTGTTCTGTGTATACTCTCTCCATGCTGACTGCCAGATGCGaatgacagagcttataacaatgattgacagggagctaagatgggggtgcccagttgcaggataaagaggtgtggctttcCACATTCAATctgatttttcacacctcacaaatatataagttattattattatcgccatttatatagcgccaacagattccgtagcgctttacaatattatgagagggggatttaactataaataggacaattacaaataaacttacaggaacaataggttgaagaggaccctgctcgatcgagcttacattctataggtggtggggtgtaaaacacataagGACAGGAGTGTTCAATATAAGGataggtaaacataatattaaaaatcttggGAAGTAACATTTCTCCTTTTAGTCCACTCTTCTATCGCACACATACTGCAGACATTAACTTCAATATCAGCCACTGAAATTTAGACAGCAATAACGGGTGAAAAATACAATGCAAAGTCAATAGACATAAATTGAATATATGTGCAGGAGATTAAACTACCTGATAAACTTGTTCTGTCATCATCTTAGTAGTACTGTTGAGTAGAGGAAGACATCTTGAAAACTATTCAAATATGGGTGTTTTATAACTTACAAAAGATTGGACTGCACAGTTATAAAATGGATAtcacacaaaacaaataaataaaataaagaagttaATTTAGTAAAGATGTAATGACTGAACAAATTCCCCTCAATACATGAATAGTAATATACTCACATTACAAGAATGTACATCTCTGGTTTCTATAAAATCCATATGATGTTACAAAAGAACATCTGTTTCAGACCTTATATTTAGATTTGCATGATACCTTTAACATAGGGCATATGCTTAAATGGTCAGGTCCCTggactattgatacattttgtgTGAATCGACTCctatattagacttgtgcattttgtTTTTCAGATGAATTGTAATTTGTTTGAATTTTGGGTTATCTGTGAATAGTCTGAAATTTTGTAACCGAGAATAGCCACAAGATGAAACAGATGATGGTGTGGCCAATTCAGCTGTTTGTGATTTGGTGTACTGCCCATGGCACCAAAACAATCACAATACATTTTTTAGGGGACAGCTACCAAatcaagtaaagaaaaaaaatcaagaatcaGCTGGACCAAAAGCTTAAATTTCACAACAGAATGCTCAAAAGtacgtaaacacacacacaaaaaaaaaaaaaaaaatctgaatattgACCGAATATGAA
This Pelobates fuscus isolate aPelFus1 chromosome 3, aPelFus1.pri, whole genome shotgun sequence DNA region includes the following protein-coding sequences:
- the LOC134602746 gene encoding protocadherin gamma-B1-like isoform X39 encodes the protein MKTQDSEKNKGIRWQVIFSFLFSWLCHSVSAQLHYSIDEEMRKNSVIANIAKDLGLDIKQLSFRKLQIVSHVSEKYFLVNLQNGNLCIKNRIDRESLCGRAAPCLLRFDAVVENPLKVVPVTIEIQDINDNSPTFYHESIYLEIIEFTSPGTHFILQNAEDPDIGINSIQTYKLSDNQHFTLSEKTSTDGSKTPELVLEKPLDRETQSIHELILTALDGGNPIRSCSVLLKIVIADINDNFPVFSQEVYKVSISENIPVNFTLIHVTATDQDEGPNAHITYSFRKTSDNHISTAMFKINATSGEIKTNGKLDFEEVQNYELSIQAKDGGGLVAHSKVLIQIIDENDNAPEISISSLSSPIPEDSPPGALIALVIVHDKDSGENGEVEFLITEKLPFQLILSSNKYYKIVTTKAMDRENESCYNITVQASDRGSPPLSTRRTIRLDISDINDNPPVFTKSTYVAYVPENNLPGTSIYSIHALDSDIEENAKIIYSISSTNMEDIPVSSYLSINIETGVLYAQRSFDYEQHKEFQIQLTAKDNGSPSLSSNTTLIIHIVDQNDNSPKILYPSPENDGTALFELVPFSSMEGSLITKVVAVDADSGHNSWLSYHFMQGSEPSPFSINQHTGEIRTSRVFDQKDVLKYKLVVMVKDNGAPSMTVTATLSVIIADSFQQVAPKFTSQLNDEYSLPNLQMYLVIALTLISFLFIITIMLLIISKCKQSKSPPVFGSLSTNLYSQVDPRMLSQYNNGTLSYPYPYNVCVAWDSSESEFIFTKPKQDVPIDNLMDADDSGLGDEKLAEPLPSNSLEKQAQPNTDWRFSQAQRPGPSGAQPTEEAGVWPNNQFETERLQAMILASANEAAEGASAMGGGNGTMGLSARYGPQFTLQHVPDYRQNIYIPGTTSTLTNAAGKRDGKSAAPSGGNKKKSGKKEKK
- the LOC134602746 gene encoding protocadherin gamma-B2-like isoform X46 encodes the protein MILYPSPENDGTALFELVPFASRKGSLITKVVAVDADSGHNAWLSYNLQMSEPSPFNINRKTGEIRTSHVFEHKDILKYKLVVLVKDNGVPSLTATTTLSIIIADSFQQVVPKFTNQLNDEDSPPNLQMYLVIALALISFLFIITIMLLIISKCKQSKSPPAFGSLSTNLYSQVDPRMISQYDNGTLPYPYPYNVCVAWDSSESEFTFTKAKQDVPTDNLIDADDSGLGNEKLTEPLPSNSLEKQAQPNTDWRFSQAQRPGPSGAQPTEEAGVWPNNQFETERLQAMILASANEAAEGASAMGGGNGTMGLSARYGPQFTLQHVPDYRQNIYIPGTTSTLTNAAGKRDGKSAAPSGGNKKKSGKKEKK
- the LOC134602746 gene encoding protocadherin gamma-B4-like isoform X43 — encoded protein: MILYPSPENDGTALFELVPFASRKGSLITKVVAVDADSGHNAWLSYNLQMSEPSPFNINRKTGEIRTSHVFEHKDILKYKLVVLVKDNGVPSLTATTTLSIIIADSFQQVVPKFTNQLNDEDSPPNLQMYLVIALALISFLFIITIMLLIISKCKQSKSPPAFGSLSTNLYSQVDPRMISQYDNGTLPYPYPYNVCVAWDSSESEFTFTKAKQDVPTDNLIDADDSGLGNEKLTEPLPSNSLEKAQPNTDWRFSQAQRPGPSGAQPTEEAGVWPNNQFETERLQAMILASANEAAEGASAMGGGNGTMGLSARYGPQFTLQHVPDYRQNIYIPGTTSTLTNAAGKRDGKSAAPSGGNKKKSGKKEKK